In Mercurialis annua linkage group LG6, ddMerAnnu1.2, whole genome shotgun sequence, the following are encoded in one genomic region:
- the LOC126686971 gene encoding beta-1,3-galactosyltransferase GALT1, translating into MKRWYGGVLIASLFMLLVLRYGLMKDPTGESYVTSAFSNGTNPLQWVQLTLPSTTKRPGNSTQVISIDTIIFSLFAQRNFSSEEEVSLQTWNLLKHLIDQAQLLPNGVDAIREAGSAWNNLMASVEEERHGNVNESLNGGAREKQCPYFLNKVNATALESNGFKLRLPCGMTQGSSITIIGIPNGLLGNFKIDLTGEALPGEPDPPIILHYNVRLHGDKVTEDPVIVQNTWTVARDWGDEERCPSPTPEKNKKVDDLDQCNKIVGRNGTRVSSRDSKGSRRSAMVQEGYRNRRYFPFKQGYLSVATLRVGTEGIQTTVDGKHITSFAYRETLEPWLVSEVRISGDLQLISVVASGLPTSEDSEHAIDLELLKSAPLSPKRPPHLFIGVFSTANNFRRRMAVRRTWMQYAAVRSGVVAVRFFVGLHKNQLVNEELWSEAQTYGDIQLMPFVDYYNLITWKTLAICIFGTEVASANYVMKTDDDAFVRVDEVLASLKRTKMSHGLLYGLINSDSQPHRNPDSKWYISPEEWPEEKYPPWAHGPGYVVSQDIAKQVYRRYREGRLKIFKLEDVAMGIWIWEMKKEGLKVSYEKDEKIHNEGCTDGYTVAHYQGPREMLCLWQKLQDGNGPKCCGGDR; encoded by the exons ATGAAAAGATGGTATGGTGGTGTTCTGATTGCATCCTTGTTTATGTTGCTGGTTCTGAGGTATGGACTCATGAAAGATCCTACCGGGGAAAGTTATGTGACGAGTGCTTTCTCTAATGGTACTAATCCTCTTCAATGGGTGCAATTGACACTTCCATCAACTACTAAACGTCCAGGGAATTCTACTCAAGTGATTTCCATTGATACCATAATCTTCAGTTTGTTTGCTCAGAGGAATTTTTCCAGTGAAGAAGAAGTATCTTTGCAGACATGGAATCTACTGAAACACTTGATAGATCAAGCTCAGCTCTTACCAAATGGAGTAGATGCCATTAGGGAAGCTGGGAGTGCATGGAATAACCTTATGGCTTCAGTTGAAGAGGAAAGACATGGCAATGTAAATGAAAGTTTAAATGGAGGAGCAAGAGAGAAGCAATGCCCTTATTTTCTTAACAAAGTAAATGCCACAGCCCTTGAGAGCAATGGCTTTAAGCTGCGGCTTCCTTGTGGCATGACGCAGGGTTCTTCAATTACAATTATAGGCATTCCAAATGGTCTTCTTGGAAATTTTAAAATCGACTTAACTGGGGAAGCTCTTCCTGGGGAGCCTGATCCACCCATAATTTTGCATTATAATGTTAGGCTTCATGGTGATAAAGTAACTGAGGATCCAGTAATAGTTCAAAACACATGGACTGTAGCACGTGATTGGGGTGATGAGGAGCGTTGCCCATCTCCTACTCCTGAAAAGAATAAGAAAG TTGATGACTTGGATCAATGTAACAAGATAGTGGGGAGAAATGGTACTCGTGTATCTAGCAGGGATTCCAAAGGTTCAAGAAGGTCTGCAATGGTTCAAGAGGGATATAGAAACAGAAGATATTTTCCTTTTAAGCAAGGTTATCTCTCTGTTGCAACGCTTAGAGTAGGAACAGAGGGAATCCAGACAACAGTTGATGGAAAGCACATAACATCTTTTGCATATCGCGAG ACCTTGGAGCCGTGGCTGGTTAGTGAAGTTAGGATATCTGGAGACTTGCAGTTAATATCTGTTGTGGCCAGTGGTCTGCCTACGTCTGAGGATTCAGAACATGCAATTGACTTAGAATTACTTAAATCAGCTCCTCTCTCACCAAAAAGACCGCCACATCTCTTTATTGGTGTTTTCTCTACAGCTAACAATTTTAGACGCAGAATGGCTGTTCGCAGAACTTGGATGCAGTATGCTGCAGTTCGGTCAGGCGTGGTAGCAGTGCGTTTTTTTGTTGGTTTG CATAAAAATCAATTAGTGAATGAGGAACTTTGGAGTGAAGCTCAAACATATGGAGATATACAGCTTATGCCTTTTGTGGATTATTACAACCTGATCACCTGGAAAACTTTAGCCATCTGCATTTTTGGG ACAGAGGTTGCATCAGCAAATTATGTCATGAAGACTGATGATGATGCATTTGTTCGAGTGGATGAAGTGCTAGCTTCTTTGAAGAGGACTAAAATGAGTCATGGCCTGCTTTATGGACTGATCAACTCTGATTCTCAACCTCATCGGAATCCTGACAGTAAATGGTATATAAGCCCCGAG GAATGGCCTGAAGAGAAATACCCACCATGGGCACATGGTCCAGGCTACGTGGTATCCCAAGACATTGCGAAGCAAGTTTATCGGAGATACAGAGAAGGTCGTTTAAAG ATTTTTAAGCTAGAAGATGTTGCAATGGGGATCTGGATATGGGAGATGAAAAAGGAAGGTTTGAAAGTTAGTTATGAAAAGGATGAGAAGATACATAATGAAGGGTGCACAGACGGTTATACGGTAGCTCATTATCAAGGTCCTAGGGAGATGCTTTGTCTGTGGCAGAAACTTCAAGACGGAAATGGTCCTAAATGTTGTGGTGGTGATCGATAA
- the LOC126687624 gene encoding protein HOTHEAD-like, translating to MNVDIKEVKLNKTENVSGGTAGCSLAATLSERFSVLVVERGRSPYENPSILNKMYNTYLLLETDEFSSVAQSFTSEDGVPNVRGRVLGGSSVINGAFYGRASDDYIRRIGRWDEQLVKQAYEWVESRIISEPVLTPWQSVLELGLLESGFLPNNGFTYEHIEGTKIGGNIYDKYNIRHPSSDLLGAGNPKNITVLLNATVKSIIFHGNENERIARGVRFIKSDGSTDKIYEAYINQPHESDPWGDVILSAGALGSPQILMLSGIGPKEHLQNFNIPVVQDLKGVGREMRDMPTMTLLTENPLMETPQVAGISKDFKFVVEAILKLGSSNEVLTSVGGKVAFIESTGWLKLNSTDPRRNPIVKFNYLSKEKDLDDCATLVQLLRKISRSKSVVTFLRNEQLPDLTGSASPPNPRELCRNNVTTFYHYCGGCTVGSVVDSDYKVYGVKNLRVIDGSTFLQSPGTNPQATVLMLGRYQGIKILKSREN from the exons ATGAATGTAGACATAAAAGAGGTTAAGTTAAATAAAACCGAAAATGTTAGTGGAG GCACTGCAGGTTGTTCCCTGGCTGCAACTCTTTCGGAGAGGTTCTCAGTGCTTGTGGTGGAACGAGGCCGCTCGCCTTATGAAAATCCTTCCATACTAAATAAGATGTACAATACTTACTTACTTCTCGAAACTGATGAGTTTTCATCGGTGGCTCAAAGCTTCACCTCTGAGGATGGCGTTCCGAATGTCAGAGGGCGAGTGCTGGGAGGATCTTCTGTGATAAATGGTGCATTCTACGGCAGAGCTAGTGATGATTATATTCGAAGGATTGGTCGGTGGGATGAACAACTGGTGAAACAAGCTTATGAGTGGGTGGAATCCAGAATTATTTCCGAACCTGTGCTTACCCCTTGGCAGTCTGTTCTTGAATTAGGCCTGCTTGAATCAGGATTTCTTCCCAATAATGGGTTTACCTATGAGCATATTGAGGGAACCAAGATTGGTGGGAATATCTATGACAAATATAATATAAGGCACCCCTCGTCTGATCTTCTGGGAGCAGGGAATCCGAAAAATATCACTGTTCTTTTGAACGCAACGGTAAAGAGCATCATCTTCCATGGAAACG AAAATGAGAGGATAGCTCGTGGCGTTCGGTTCATCAAGAGTGACGGCAGTACAGATAAAATTTATGAAGCGTACATCAACCAGCCACACGAATCGGATCCTTGGGGAGATGTTATATTATCAGCAGGAGCCTTAGGAAGTCCTCAGATACTAATGTTAAGTGGCATCGGACCGAAAGAGCATCTTCAGAATTTCAACATCCCAGTGGTGCAGGACCTGAAAGGAGTCGGCCGAGAGATGAGAGACATGCCCACTATGACCTTATTAACAGAAAATCCACTCATGGAGACACCTCAAGTGGCAGGCATTAGCAAAGATTTCAAATTTGTTGTAGAAGCAATCCTCAAACTAGGTAGCTCCAATGAAGTGCTGACAAGTGTAGGCGGCAAGGTCGCATTTATAGAATCCACAGGGTGGCTAAAATTGAACAGCACGGATCCTAGGCGAAATCCTATTGTGAAATTCAACTACTTATCAAAGGAAAAAGACTTGGATGATTGTGCAACGCTAGTTCAGTTGCTGCGAAAAATATCAAGGTCTAAGTCTGTCGTTACGTTCCTGAGGAATGAACAACTCCCTGATCTGACAGGTTCCGCGAGTCCTCCAAACCCGAGAGAGTTGTGCAGGAACAATGTGACCACATTTTATCACTATTGTGGAGGTTGTACCGTTGGATCGGTTGTTGACAGTGACTACAAAGTGTATGGAGTAAAGAATTTGAGAGTGATCGATGGGTCAACTTTCTTACAATCACCAGGCACAAACCCACAAGCTACCGTGTTAATGCTCGGAAGGTATCAGGGCATCAAAATCCTGAAGAGCAGGGAGAATTAA
- the LOC126653433 gene encoding protein DMP8-like, with protein MEQIGEDIGIKIYTASPRNNENHQTTTPFSSSSIPPPENSKEPGRKRRAVAKGVQNTLSKTSMLVNFLPTGTLLTFEMVLPTVIKNGECSTHVSVLMLLLLLGLCAVSCFFFHFTDSFKGPDGKVYYGFVTPKGLAVFKPGLGVEVPKDERYKVGLTDFVHAMMSVMVFAAIALSDHRVTNCLFPGYVEEMTQVMESFPIMVGVVCSGLFLVFPNTRYGIGCMST; from the coding sequence atggaGCAAATTGGTGAGGACATAGGAATAAAAATCTACACAGCATCTCCAAGAAATAATGAAAATCACCAAACAACCACACCATTCTCATCATCTTCCATACCACCACCGGAAAACTCGAAAGAACCGGGGAGAAAAAGGAGAGCAGTGGCAAAAGGAGTGCAGAACACTCTTTCGAAAACATCGATGCTCGTAAATTTCCTTCCGACAGGAACGCTTTTAACCTTCGAAATGGTTCTTCCGACAGTAATCAAGAACGGGGAGTGCAGTACTCATGTTTCTGTTCTTATGCTGCTTCTCCTTCTTGGCCTCTGCGCCGTTTCGTGCTTCTTCTTTCACTTCACCGACAGTTTCAAAGGCCCGGATGGGAAAGTGTACTACGGATTTGTTACTCCGAAGGGATTGGCTGTTTTTAAACCTGGCCTCGGAGTAGAAGTGCCTAAGGATGAGAGGTATAAAGTGGGATTGACCGACTTTGTTCATGCTATGATGTCGGTCATGGTTTTTGCTGCGATCGCGTTGTCGGATCATCGGGTGACTAATTGTTTGTTTCCTGGATATGTGGAAGAGATGACTCAAGTTATGGAAAGTTTCCCTATTATGGTTGGTGTTGTGTGCAGTGGATTGTTTCTTGTGTTCCCTAATACTCGTTATGGTATAGGTTGTATGTCTACTTAa